The DNA region AAGGAGCAATTTACGGAGAGAGATGCAAAGCTTTTTTAAGTATGATCAATGTTATGATGCACAACTCTATGCAAAACAAGAAAGCTCTTGGAAGTCTCGTTAACACTGAACATTTTTTCTTCAAGAATGATACTGAGGTCAGTGCCaggtacaaaatatattcactgACTTGGAACAGATTCCAGTGTTTCAAGAAAACTTGTTGAATATTTTTGTCCTACTAACAATAAAGCTGAATATAACACTAGAAATTTTCTTGTACAAGTTGCCCAAAGGGAAGCTACAGTTTAGACAAAATTCagatttattatttaaacaacTCCAAGCCATATGTAACGTCAAATGTAACTTGCAAGAGATGTCCTAATGGAGTCGAGTGTGATATATTACGACAACTGGTGATGTACTTTTGATACCCTGTCCTCCCAAGTATTGCTGCAaaccaaaaaagtttaaaagataaaattctTGTTCCAATCATCGAAAAGGGCGGTTATGTGGAAGATGTAAAAAGGGCCATTCGTTAGATATGTTTAGCCAGAACTGTATCAAGTCTGATCAAGGTAACAAAAGTATCTTTTGGATTTTCTTCATTGTGCTTTGATTCACATTCACCTATGTACtaatgcatttaaaaaaaaattccaacatATCCAAGACAGTCATGAGAAAGTTAATGCAACTCTCGCAGTGTATGAGCTGTACCAGGGCAGAAACTGACAGAAGTTATTGAACATCTTTGATTAAAAGGAACATAAGACAAAGTACTTCATAACGTTCTTTTACAAAAATGAACTAATAATTTAGGTTTATCAAAAATCCTATTCTTGTTTTATCAAACGGCTGCTTCGTTACGCGTCACCCACTCAAGTCATCAATATTCACCTTCAAGTTCCTACTGTATGAGAATTTATCTAACCTCTGTCCATTCAATCAAAAGAGTTCGATCAAAGGTATCGGAAAAATAGTTGAAAAGACAGAAATGTATGAGTTGAAAAATGCTAATTTCCTATAAAATTGAAGTAAACATCCGTCCAACGTTTAAAAACATCCCTTTGTTGGCATTCAAGAAGATAAATATGTGTATATACATACACCCACCATTGATATTTAGCATCAACGGTGGTATGAGTCCAGAAACAAGTGTTTTGTATCCAGACTTGCCAACATGATCGCGGAAAAAAGAGATGAGACAAAGGGAGTAGTTGTAGCATGGCTGAGACGCAAAGTTTGGTGTAGTTTGGTATagtttggtacgaatttgtgtatatacagatatttatttttgttaatcaagaatatttttaatttttgcaccaatttcggCCTTAAACAgtatttagttgacaaaaaatcaacattCTATTATCGCCTATCATTTATTTAGTCACTATGTCAATTTTATTTCTACAAAACATTTCATGGTTTTAAAGCCAGAAATTCAAATTTTAGCGACATTGGCGTGCAAGAATTTCCTAAATCTTCTaccgaaaaaaaataatagaaattttATGTTAAGCCATTCTACCAATATCACTCAATGGGGTCCCTCGATGCTAATCCAGCTTCAAAATTGACCGGAGTTCCTTaagagataaaaataaatttatatccaagcaaaataaaaaataaaagttctaCAATTGTTCCACAAATGTCGTTCTCGATGATGTTTGAAAAGGTATGTGTGACGTAAAAATGCAGCAGAATTCCGAGCTATTATGCGACATCGTAAGGTCGCTTGTCCCAAGTCGTTAAAACAGCCATCGTTAGATGTTATGTCTGAGGTAGTTTGCCacgaatattaaaatatatcGGCCGTTGTTAATTTAGGGCTGGTGTAAAAAATGAGCCAACCAAGGAAATTTCATAGTTGTACTAATCCAACAAATACACGCCTTGTTTCCGCAAAAATAGAGAATCCTGGGGCGAGGTTGGTGAATAATATTTGATAAAACTTTTTTAGATGTGTGCCATCGGGCACGTAAATAGATAATTTTTATCAGGATAGATAAAAAACTTCTATTCAAATTTAGTCTAGCCTCCAAATTTTTCACAAATCTCAGTTTAAGATGCAACAAACAACAGGTTTTGTTTACAATAGTGTCACGtaactaaaaatatcaaaaaaatattgatccTTTTTAACGTTATATTGTAATTTCGGACGTTATTGTAAACAGTTACGGTTAGTTTATCAACGCTCCCGGTTTTATCAATGCCCGTTTTAAAATAAGCGGTGCAAAACTAAAATTTAGTAGACATCATAACTTCCTTAGTTCTGCTCCGAAAGCGCTCTGGGTTCAGTTGGCACACGATTATGGAGAATTTGCAATAACATGTCAAGCACTGGGAGGTAGAAGAAAACGTGTATGTACGCATTCAGCGTCAATCTCGACCACATCACTTTTTATCGTGACGGCGAAACTTGAAATATCAAGAAGCACAGCGCTGTTGTGAAGGAAATAGGCCTAGGGGCGAGGTTGACTTAGCGTTTTAAAGGTTCAACTAATGTACTTTATGCGACCAAGTGGTATTTTCGCACGCATCCTAACGACATAGTTGTAAATATTTAAGTTTATAAATTTTTCTGTACTGAGTAGCTCCGTAGTTCCTTTTAACACCACTCCATTCACACCTGTGTTTACATCTGTCGCGTTTTTTTAAGATTTGCATTTGAGCATTgtgatatattaaatatattaaatcaaaaaaaaaaagaaatatacaaatatagctttaaaaatcttttatattaaaaactacaagccatGAAAATCTTTTTGCATACAAAGCGGAAACATATGAAGCCCTTTCCACAAATGAGAAAGGTTTTCTACTGGCGGAGTTAAGAGTATGGGTAGCATTTGCATGAAGCATTTAGATGTAGCTGATGCCTCTGAAAATTCGACCGCGTCGCCTCTTACTACACAAGAGATACACTTAGTCAATGAATCATGGAAAGTTGTAACGCCACATTGGAAAGAAATATGCGAGCTAGCTTTTGAAAGGTGGGTTGTACAGAAAGACATTTTTATGCTGCAAAACCTTATATCCTAACCTGTTGAATAACGACAGTCTCAATAAGCTTGTAGAGTTCTGGAGTTTGAAGCAAAAAATTTGATTGAACCTCTGAATTGATTGTTGGACAATCTCGTCACCAGGGTTTCTTGTTCGCTTTCTGATGTGGCTGCACGAAAACATCTTTCGCGCCAACACGCATATCtagaaagcgaaaaagaagaTCTGGGAAAGAGATTGATTGTTGAGTTAAAACAAAactaaaattagttttaaattaAGTGTGTTCTTGAGAAAATTAAGAGTACCCAGCCTGCATGCCATTGTTGGGATATAAATGTAACACTGACCATAAACTTTGGTAGAGCTAGGCTAACCATGTTAATAACGGAAAACTACAACTTATAAAAAACCAGCCTCGTTTGCAGACTGGTCTGTCTCTATTAGATACCTAAAtatctaaaatttcaaattttcaaagtttttattttcatttttgatagatCATTGTCATCATATGGAGTATTACGTAGTTTTTTTCGTACTGAAAACCCTGAACTCGGTTTACCAGAAGTTTTAAATTCCTCGATTATTCAAAATCACACAGATAATTTCAAGAATTTAGTAGAAAGAGCCATCGCCGCTCCTTCGTTGGTGCAAAAACAACTACTTGAATACGGTAAAATTCATTATGAGTACGGAGTAAAAGAAGAGTACATTAAGGTATGGTTACTgcttcgtttgtttgtttgtttgtttgtttgttgttgaatAACTTCTGCATACCGCATTTTTTACCATATCTTCGTTTCAGAATCTTGCGAACAATACAAAAACAGAAGTATGTTGCTATATAGAGGATTCAAGTGATGGAAAAAAGACACACCGAGCATGGGAGCgcgtgtttacatttttaagtgacACTTTAATACGTGGTATGAGGAGAGCTGAAAAAGAAAATGGATCAGTTGAAGTTTCAAATGAAAGAGAGAAAGAAATGATTGATGATTTAGAAAATAATCGTTCGGAGAATAACAACAACTGAATTTAAACTGATCCATCTTAAACTTAAATTCCGTCAGAAgaattttaaagtgtttttgtgTTAGTAGACACGAAAATTCATCATCTAACAAAGGCCTGACGGTTGGCTTTGAGATTTTTTCTATTATGTttgcgtttttgtttttctatgaaaaaaaaaatataatcaaatgacataaaaaaattcacGACATTTATTATTTACGTCATATCTATATTTAGGTAATTGATTTTGTCTACGTTCATAGCGAATACTTTATCATCCAATCATTCCTCATTCGTTGTTCTAAAAAGTTTTAAgttggtgacaaaataattaaataattaagagAATCTCGTAAGTAAGCTTAATGCTGTCACGAtttgctataaaaataaatggaagacgctttaacttgttttttacgTCTAACTTTATTACTATCTCGCTTGCGAGGATAGTATTGTTTTCCAACTCCTAACTAACCAACTAACCGACTAACTAACCAACTAACCAACTAACTAACCAACTAACTAACCGACTAACCAACTAACTAACCAACTAACTAACCAACTAACTAACCGACTAACAACTAACTAaccaactaactaactaaccaactAACTAACCAACTAACTAACCAACTAACTAACCAACTAACTAACCGACTAACAACTAACTAACCAACTAACTACGTCCGAAATAGGTGATTTCTGCGAgctttttttatgcaaattattttttagaaaaactgtcTTCGGGTGGCTTTGAAGCCACAACCTGTGGGTTCACGTTATGACGCCTTAACTAACTGAGCCATATTAATCATTTGTAAAACCGGTTTGATGGCTGGCGAATTAACGCAAAATGGTTTATTGATGCGAAACACAAaggtttttttagaattttttttgcaaaatgattCCTCTCGACAAAAAGTTGTATTgtgagtttcaagttctaagaataaggattttataagaatttttagGTGGTAGTTTTGAGAAATGGCCAAAGGCTCTCTGAGGTATAGGACCTGCGAATTtcacatgcaggtgtctaatagataaatataaaaagtcagTAAGCCATGCATCATATCCCTCACGCAAGAAACAGCTGTAAATCAAATTTTAAGGTTTTGTGAAATGACTACGttaatgaattaaaaatattgttgcaGTGATTATGTGTAATTGACATTGACATGCGAGTTTATGCATCCCCTGCCTGCATCTTATTACGTTTATGATTATGTTGTTAAAATACCGTATAAAACAAAGAATTTTACCCTTTTATTAATCAGAAATACGTTTAAATAATCCGTAGGTACTGTGTAATTAGTCACTTACCAGgtaattacaaatttttaatgaCTGTTAAAATGGGATTAGAGTGAAGGATCTACATGTGAAGGATCTACACTACAATCTAAGAATTTCATTGAGTCCAGGCAAAGCAGAACCTCTTTGATGTTTTGGTAGGTAATCACTAGCTATTCTAGTTATATGCTTCATAGCTAAAGAAAGGCAAGCATGGTCAAAAGTAGTAGACCAGATAGCTAACATACTTCTCTTATTTTTATCTAGCTAAGTAACTATTAAGAAAGCTAGTATTTCATACCTGAAGAGTCTCTGTGTAAACTACACGATGTATTTAATGAACAGTATAGAGTTATGTTCACTGGAGTTTCAGTAGCAAGAGTGTTTTCTGAAGTAGCTATGATTTTGAAGTATTTGTAACACGTCATTTAAGAAACGTTCTGGTCACAAAAAAGAAAGGTTCTTTGACattgataaattaaaataaatctcCTGTGTTTTTTGGAGTTTTTTTGTCACTGCAATCGAGTAAAtcatcaaaagtaaaaaaccACGGTGGGGACGATAGTTTCTGCAACTAAATCAATATGctattttttcttgtattttggTAAAATGCTGAGCATAAGATACTGTTACCTTTGGGGTATGAGGCTCGATGTCGTGCAGCTAACTTCTATCACTAAGAAAGGTATGTTCGTTCATAGGCAAAGTAGTTTAGACAAAGATTTCGTGTTTTTATGACTTAATAAGGTCACGCAGGGTTCCCAGATACAACACGAATGTTTACCTAACAAccaaaaagtatgtttttttaaattttaaatagcaTGCTGCCTTTTTACGTGCGAACACTTGATTTTGTGTTGAAAAACTGAATTGATCCGAAAATGTCTGCACATTTTAAGGCATATGCAGCTGATCAGTACTCCTCATCATATTTGCTTTTAtattgttaattatttttttgttttgcgaTCAATGCAATAACATGAGAGCAAAAGAGTTGCTTACATTAATCAAGTTTTCTTGTTAACATGTCAGTATTCGCGTTATTTAGAgagatgtagctagctatatatcagCCATTTTTCTATGGAATAATTCATGACATTTGGGGTCACTGCTTGCTTGTAGCTAGTTGTTAGAGAGGTCTTTTTGGTTTGAAGCCCTATTTATCCTCGTGCTAACAAATGGAAGTATAAGCATTAAAATATAAAGCACATAGGCATGTAAATAGTTCACACACAGACATAGTTTCAGTTATTTAACCTATTTAACCACACAAATGGAAGTATAAGAACTTAACAAATAAAACACATAGACATGTAAATAGTTCACACACAGACATAGTTTCAGTTATTTAACCTATTTAACCACACGAATGGAAGTATAAGCATTAAAATATAAAGCACATAGACATGTAAATAGTTTACACACAGACATAGTTTCAGTTATTAACCTATTTAACCACACAAATGGAAGTATAAGCATTAAAATATTAAGCACATAGACATGTAAATAGTTTACACACAGACATAGTTTCATTTATTTAACCTATTTAACCACACGAATGGAAGTATAAGAACTTAACAAATAAAGCACATAGACATGTAAATAGTTCACACACAGACATAGTTTCAGTTATTTAACCTATTTAACCACACGAATGAAACTATAAGAACTTAACAAATAAAACACATAGACATGTATATAGTTCACACACAGACATAGTTTCAGTTTTTTAACCTATTTAACCACACGAATGGAAGTATAAGAACTTAACAAATAAAACACATAGACATGTATATAGTTCACACACAGACATAGTTTCAGTTATTTAACCTATTTAACCACACGAATGAAACTATAAGAACTTAACAAATAAAACACATAGACATGTATATAGTTCACACACAGACATAGTTTCAGTTATTTAACCTATTTAACCACACGAATGGAAGTATAAGCATTAAAATATAAAGCACATAGACATGTAAATAGTTCACACACAGACATATTTTCAGTTATTCGACATATTTAGACATTGCGCAAAGTACTTTTATATTCTTAGGAACATTCCCATAAAAATCGGGAAAGATGTATCGTGTAACTTGATTCATACAATTCAGTATGATGTGCAACTTGATCAAGACAAAGATAATGAAGTACACATCTGTTAGACAAGTAGTTGCTGTATATACTAGATATAAGAGAGACGTATATTATTTACTTGCGGTGTATTTACTTCTAAATTCCacgatataaaaataaattctgttgTGCAATTTCTAATGAACGGGCTGTATTAAACACAACGTTTCGTTCTCGATATCATCGGTTGCTAACATACTTTATCTCGTTTTTTCCAGTAGCAAAAACGGGTATGTCTCCATCAATACACAGGTCGCGAGTATAATTGTTCTTTGGTGTGGGTATGTGTACGGTCTGGCCTTCAAGAAGAAGCAGTAGTTCTTTCCAAGCGATTGACTCACTACTCCAATGGAAATCGTTTAAGAAGATGACCTTGGCCTTTTCCACACCGAGCCAGGAATATTTGTTGTCTGACGGGTTTGAGAAGGTGCGGAAGATCTTTTGCAAGGGATCCAACAAGAATGTTTTGGCGCAGTCAGCAGGCTCTGTGAT from Hydractinia symbiolongicarpus strain clone_291-10 chromosome 6, HSymV2.1, whole genome shotgun sequence includes:
- the LOC130647782 gene encoding uncharacterized protein LOC130647782 isoform X1, which codes for MRDAKPSAKRRNTPRTDIICEAAAADCVDFCDGRWLQCALEVLRFNGLHLIVFSEALRDLLVNGREKHRNIFITEPADCAKTFLLDPLQKIFRTFSNPSDNKYSWLGVEKAKVIFLNDFHWSSESIAWKELLLLLEGQTVHIPTPKNNYTRDLCIDGDIPVFATGKNEIKYVSNR
- the LOC130647335 gene encoding uncharacterized protein LOC130647335, encoding MGSICMKHLDVADASENSTASPLTTQEIHLVNESWKVVTPHWKEICELAFERSLSSYGVLRSFFRTENPELGLPEVLNSSIIQNHTDNFKNLVERAIAAPSLVQKQLLEYGKIHYEYGVKEEYIKNLANNTKTEVCCYIEDSSDGKKTHRAWERVFTFLSDTLIRGMRRAEKENGSVEVSNEREKEMIDDLENNRSENNNN